The Rhodoferax sediminis genome has a segment encoding these proteins:
- a CDS encoding pyridoxal phosphate-dependent aminotransferase — protein sequence MKTIQKSAKLANVCYDIRGPIMDRARQMEEEGQKLIKLNIGNLALFGFDSPEEIQQDMIRNLPASAGYSDSKGIFAARKAVMHETQKQGVKGVTLDDIYLGNGASELIVMATNALLNDGDELLLPAPDYPLWTAAASLSGGTPVHYLCDEANGWMPDLGDIRARITPRTKGIVIINPNNPTGALYSDELLRGIVDIARTHGLVIFADEVYDKVLYDGVRHTAIASLSDDVLTLTFNSLSKSYRSCGYRAGWLVVSGDKRSAGDYIEGLNMLSNMRLCSNVPGQWAIQTALGGYQSINDLVGEGGRLRRQRDLAYELITAIPGVSCVKPSAALYMFPRLDPKVYPIADDRQFFLELLQETRVMLVQGTGFNWATPDHFRIVFLPHEDDLREAVGRIAKFLESYRKRSAKPILSVA from the coding sequence TTGAAAACGATTCAAAAATCGGCCAAGCTGGCCAACGTCTGCTACGACATCCGCGGCCCCATCATGGACCGCGCGCGGCAGATGGAGGAAGAGGGCCAAAAGCTCATCAAGCTCAACATCGGCAACCTGGCCCTGTTCGGCTTCGATTCGCCCGAAGAGATCCAGCAGGACATGATTCGCAACCTGCCGGCCTCGGCCGGCTACTCCGACAGCAAGGGCATCTTCGCGGCGCGCAAGGCGGTGATGCACGAGACCCAGAAGCAGGGTGTCAAGGGCGTCACGCTGGACGACATCTACCTGGGCAATGGCGCCAGCGAACTGATCGTGATGGCGACCAATGCGCTGCTCAATGATGGCGACGAGTTGCTGCTTCCCGCGCCCGACTACCCGCTGTGGACGGCCGCGGCCAGCCTGTCGGGCGGAACACCGGTGCACTACCTGTGCGACGAGGCCAACGGCTGGATGCCGGACTTGGGCGACATCCGCGCCAGGATCACGCCGCGTACCAAGGGCATCGTGATCATCAACCCGAACAACCCGACCGGCGCGCTGTATTCGGACGAGCTGCTGCGCGGCATCGTGGACATCGCGCGCACGCATGGCCTGGTCATCTTTGCCGATGAGGTGTACGACAAGGTGCTGTACGACGGCGTGCGCCATACGGCCATCGCCAGCCTGAGCGACGACGTGCTCACCCTGACCTTCAACTCGTTGTCCAAAAGCTACCGCTCCTGCGGCTACCGCGCGGGCTGGCTCGTGGTGTCGGGCGACAAGCGCTCGGCCGGCGACTACATCGAGGGCCTGAACATGCTCTCCAACATGCGTCTGTGCTCGAACGTGCCGGGCCAGTGGGCGATCCAGACCGCGCTCGGCGGTTACCAGAGCATCAACGACCTGGTGGGCGAGGGTGGGCGCCTGCGCCGCCAACGCGACCTGGCGTACGAGCTGATCACGGCCATTCCGGGCGTGAGCTGCGTCAAGCCGAGTGCGGCGCTGTACATGTTTCCCCGGCTCGATCCGAAGGTCTACCCGATTGCGGACGACCGGCAGTTCTTTCTGGAACTGCTGCAGGAAACCCGCGTCATGCTGGTGCAGGGCACGGGCTTCAACTGGGCCACGCCGGACCATTTCCGCATCGTCTTCCTGCCGCACGAAGACGATTTGCGCGAGGCCGTCGGCCGCATCGCCAAATTCCTGGAAAGCTATCGAAAGCGTAGCGCCAAGCCAATACTCAGCGTGGCCTGA
- a CDS encoding molybdenum cofactor biosynthesis protein MoaE — protein sequence MTSKVSIQTGDFNLATEIDALRAGDKRVGAVCSFIGTVRDRNDGNAISAMELEHYPGMTEKAIEAMIDEAHRRFDIYAARVIHRVGLLLPLDQIVMVAVTSSHRGQSFQACEFLMDYLKTQAPFWKKEQTPEGARWVDARVSDDAALAKWGIRASNA from the coding sequence ATGACCTCTAAGGTCTCGATCCAGACGGGTGATTTCAACCTTGCAACTGAAATCGACGCGCTGCGTGCAGGCGACAAGCGGGTGGGCGCCGTCTGCAGCTTCATCGGCACGGTGCGCGACCGCAATGATGGCAACGCGATCAGCGCGATGGAGCTGGAGCACTACCCCGGCATGACCGAAAAGGCCATCGAGGCCATGATCGACGAGGCGCACCGGCGCTTCGACATCTATGCCGCGCGGGTGATCCATCGCGTCGGTCTGCTGCTGCCGCTCGACCAGATCGTGATGGTGGCCGTGACGTCTTCGCACCGCGGCCAGAGTTTCCAGGCCTGCGAGTTCCTGATGGATTATCTGAAAACCCAGGCGCCGTTCTGGAAGAAAGAGCAGACGCCCGAGGGTGCGCGCTGGGTCGATGCGCGGGTCAGCGATGACGCGGCGCTGGCCAAATGGGGTATCAGGGCGAGCAACGCCTGA
- the thrC gene encoding threonine synthase — MHYLSTRGDATPRKFCEILLEGLAPDGGLYLPEHYPQVDAPTLAKWRPLPYADLAFEVLSLYIDDIPADDLRAICRKTYSQEVFGTREIVPLRKLEDSPVAGARAPLYLEALSNGPTLAFKDMAMQLLGNLFEYELARRGEQLNILGATSGDTGSAAEYAMRGKAGVRVFMLSPNGRMSPFQQAQMFSLQDDNIHNIAVEGVFDDCQDIVKAVSGDLAFKRRYKIGTVNSINWARLMAQVVYYFAGYFQATVQAPAPGAAPEKVSFTVPSGNFGNVCAGHVAHMMGLPIDQLVVATNENDVLDEFFRTGVYRVRASADTHETSSPSMDISKASNFERFVFDLLGRDGARVKALFGDALAKDGRFDLSAEPAFVQAAQRYGFVSGKSTHADRLATIRDSFERLGVMVDPHTADAVKVAREHLVAGVPMIVLETALPIKFAQTIVEALGREPDRPARFDGIEQLPRRVTLMIADATAVQAYVAQHCK; from the coding sequence ATGCATTACCTTTCGACCCGCGGCGATGCCACGCCGCGCAAGTTCTGTGAAATTCTGCTCGAAGGCCTGGCGCCCGATGGCGGGCTGTACCTGCCCGAGCACTACCCGCAGGTGGACGCCCCCACGCTGGCAAAGTGGCGCCCGCTGCCCTATGCCGATCTGGCGTTCGAGGTGCTGTCGCTGTACATCGACGACATTCCCGCCGACGACCTGCGCGCGATCTGCCGCAAGACCTATTCGCAGGAGGTGTTTGGCACGCGCGAGATCGTGCCTTTGAGGAAGCTCGAGGACAGCCCGGTTGCCGGTGCGCGCGCGCCACTTTATCTGGAGGCGCTGTCCAACGGGCCGACGCTGGCCTTCAAGGACATGGCGATGCAGCTGCTCGGCAACCTGTTCGAGTACGAGCTGGCGCGCCGCGGTGAGCAGCTCAACATCCTGGGCGCGACCAGCGGCGACACCGGCAGCGCAGCCGAATACGCGATGCGCGGCAAGGCCGGCGTGCGCGTCTTCATGCTCAGCCCGAACGGGCGCATGAGCCCGTTCCAGCAGGCACAGATGTTCAGCCTGCAGGACGACAACATCCACAACATTGCCGTCGAGGGCGTGTTCGACGACTGCCAGGACATCGTCAAGGCGGTCTCGGGCGACCTGGCGTTCAAGCGCCGCTACAAGATCGGCACCGTCAATTCCATCAACTGGGCGCGCCTGATGGCGCAGGTGGTGTATTACTTTGCGGGCTACTTCCAGGCAACTGTACAGGCACCCGCGCCCGGCGCTGCCCCCGAAAAGGTCAGTTTCACAGTGCCCAGCGGCAACTTCGGCAACGTCTGCGCCGGCCACGTGGCGCACATGATGGGCCTGCCGATCGACCAGCTCGTGGTGGCGACCAACGAGAACGACGTGCTCGACGAGTTCTTCCGCACCGGCGTGTACCGCGTGCGCGCCAGCGCCGACACGCACGAGACCTCCAGCCCGTCGATGGACATTTCCAAGGCCAGCAACTTCGAGCGCTTCGTGTTCGACCTGCTGGGCCGCGACGGCGCCCGCGTCAAGGCGCTGTTTGGCGACGCCCTGGCCAAAGACGGACGCTTTGACCTGAGCGCCGAGCCGGCCTTCGTTCAGGCGGCGCAGCGCTACGGTTTTGTCAGCGGCAAGAGCACCCATGCCGACCGGCTGGCGACCATCCGGGACAGCTTCGAGCGCCTGGGCGTGATGGTCGATCCGCACACCGCCGACGCCGTGAAGGTTGCGCGCGAGCACCTCGTGGCGGGTGTGCCGATGATCGTGCTGGAGACCGCGCTGCCCATCAAGTTTGCGCAGACCATCGTCGAGGCGCTGGGCCGGGAACCCGATCGGCCGGCCCGGTTCGACGGCATCGAGCAATTGCCCCGGCGCGTGACCCTGATGATTGCGGATGCCACCGCGGTGCAGGCCTACGTCGCCCAGCATTGCAAATAA
- a CDS encoding peroxiredoxin, whose protein sequence is MAIVVNKPLPEFESNATGGIKVSNTSHLGHVLVLYFYPKDNTPGCTTEAMQFRDKFKDFVKAGATVFGVSRDNMKSHDEFKAKLELPFELIADTEEKMCHMFGVVKNKIMYGKKVKGIERSTFLIGADGLLKNEWRGLKVPGHVDEVLKAVKALKKAA, encoded by the coding sequence ATGGCGATCGTTGTTAACAAACCCCTTCCGGAATTTGAATCGAATGCCACCGGCGGCATCAAAGTATCCAATACATCACATCTAGGGCACGTCCTCGTGCTGTACTTCTACCCGAAGGACAACACCCCGGGCTGCACCACCGAAGCCATGCAGTTCCGCGACAAGTTCAAGGACTTCGTGAAGGCCGGCGCCACCGTGTTCGGCGTGTCGCGCGACAACATGAAGTCGCACGACGAGTTCAAGGCCAAGCTGGAGCTGCCCTTCGAGCTGATCGCCGACACCGAAGAAAAAATGTGTCACATGTTCGGCGTCGTCAAGAACAAGATCATGTACGGCAAAAAAGTCAAGGGCATCGAGCGCAGCACCTTCCTGATTGGTGCCGATGGTCTGCTGAAAAATGAATGGCGCGGCCTGAAGGTTCCGGGCCATGTGGACGAAGTCCTGAAGGCCGTCAAGGCCTTGAAAAAGGCCGCTTGA
- the mobB gene encoding molybdopterin-guanine dinucleotide biosynthesis protein B produces MKVVGFAGYSGSGKTTLIEGLIPVFKQRGQRVSVVKHAHHRFDIDHVGKDTYRHRQAGAFEVVVASDRRLALMREFERPTELSVHELIAELDDAVDWVLVEGFKRSDLPKVEVWRAAAGKPACYTKDDFIVAIATDSPRQLPQTTIRPVLDLNAPHAVAAWLADNQDQFVYRSELHA; encoded by the coding sequence ATGAAAGTTGTTGGCTTCGCGGGCTATTCGGGCTCGGGCAAAACCACCCTGATTGAAGGCCTGATCCCGGTGTTCAAACAGCGTGGCCAGCGCGTCTCGGTGGTCAAGCATGCGCACCACCGCTTTGACATTGACCACGTGGGCAAAGACACGTACCGGCACCGCCAGGCCGGCGCGTTCGAGGTGGTCGTCGCCTCCGACCGGCGGCTGGCCCTGATGCGGGAATTCGAGCGCCCCACCGAGCTGTCGGTGCACGAGCTGATTGCCGAGCTCGATGACGCGGTGGACTGGGTGCTGGTGGAGGGCTTCAAGCGCAGCGACCTGCCCAAGGTCGAGGTCTGGCGCGCCGCGGCGGGCAAGCCGGCGTGCTATACCAAGGATGATTTCATCGTCGCCATTGCCACTGATTCCCCGCGGCAGCTGCCGCAAACCACCATCCGCCCGGTGCTGGATTTGAATGCGCCGCACGCGGTGGCGGCGTGGTTGGCCGACAATCAGGACCAGTTCGTTTACCGTTCGGAGCTGCATGCATGA
- a CDS encoding flavin-dependent oxidoreductase — MKIAVVGGGIAGLSFALALQQRGLSCEVFETVPQVRELGVGITLLPHAMRELAALGLQDRLEAIGIENLESVFFNRFGQFIYKEPRGRHAGYATPEIGLHRGKLHRLLYEVALERLGAPAIHTDHRCMRVDQDGAGATLHFVKSSTGAQLAPVRADVVIACDGVNSSVRRQFYPAEKVAFAGINTWRGVTRHKPILTGKSYLRIGSIETGKMVIYPIVDSVDEEATQLINWVAEIRRDDASMNDWNHQGNLGDFLPIFKDWRFPWLDVPALISGAEQILEYPMVDRDPVPQWTFGRVTLMGDAAHPMYPRGSNGSAQAIIDGRTLAELLVQNSDPLAALQAYEALRLEPTARIVLTNRSVPPDFIIMKADELSGGKPFDNIDDLISQDELRRISENYKKIAGFSLDAPKRV; from the coding sequence ATGAAGATTGCAGTGGTGGGGGGAGGCATTGCCGGCCTCAGTTTTGCTTTGGCACTCCAGCAGCGCGGCCTGTCGTGTGAAGTGTTTGAAACCGTGCCGCAGGTCCGCGAGCTGGGCGTAGGCATCACGCTGCTGCCGCACGCCATGCGTGAACTGGCGGCGCTGGGCCTGCAGGACCGGCTCGAAGCCATCGGTATCGAGAACCTGGAGAGCGTGTTCTTCAACCGCTTTGGCCAGTTTATCTACAAGGAGCCGCGCGGGCGCCATGCCGGTTACGCCACCCCCGAGATCGGCCTGCATCGCGGCAAATTGCATCGGCTGCTGTACGAGGTCGCGCTGGAGCGGTTGGGGGCGCCAGCCATTCACACCGACCACCGCTGCATGCGCGTCGACCAGGACGGCGCGGGCGCGACCCTGCACTTTGTAAAAAGCTCCACGGGCGCCCAGCTGGCGCCGGTGCGCGCCGACGTGGTGATTGCCTGCGACGGCGTGAACTCCTCGGTGCGCCGCCAGTTCTACCCGGCCGAGAAAGTCGCTTTTGCCGGCATCAACACCTGGCGCGGCGTGACCCGGCACAAACCCATTCTGACCGGCAAGAGCTACCTGCGAATCGGCTCGATCGAGACCGGCAAGATGGTGATCTACCCGATCGTCGACAGCGTGGACGAAGAGGCCACCCAGTTGATCAACTGGGTGGCCGAAATCCGGCGCGACGACGCGAGCATGAATGACTGGAACCACCAAGGCAATCTCGGTGACTTTTTGCCCATCTTCAAGGACTGGCGCTTCCCGTGGCTCGACGTGCCCGCGCTGATCTCCGGCGCCGAGCAGATTCTCGAGTACCCGATGGTCGACAGGGACCCCGTGCCGCAATGGACGTTTGGCCGTGTCACCCTGATGGGAGACGCCGCCCATCCGATGTATCCGCGTGGCTCCAACGGGTCGGCGCAAGCCATTATTGACGGACGAACACTGGCCGAACTGCTGGTCCAAAACAGCGATCCGCTGGCGGCGTTGCAAGCCTATGAAGCGTTGCGGCTGGAGCCCACCGCCCGCATTGTGCTCACGAACCGCTCGGTGCCGCCTGATTTCATCATCATGAAGGCCGACGAACTCAGCGGCGGCAAGCCGTTTGACAACATTGACGATCTGATCAGCCAGGACGAGTTGCGTCGGATCTCCGAGAACTACAAAAAGATTGCCGGGTTTTCGCTCGACGCACCGAAGAGAGTTTGA
- a CDS encoding MoaD/ThiS family protein produces MKKITVRYFASIREAIGQGSERVDTSAASLLALRDELIARGGAYTESLARGRAVRVALNQVMSDEAAALADGAEVAFFPPVTGG; encoded by the coding sequence ATGAAAAAGATCACGGTGCGTTATTTCGCCTCCATCCGAGAGGCCATCGGGCAGGGTAGCGAGCGGGTGGACACGTCGGCCGCCAGCCTGCTGGCGCTGCGTGACGAGCTGATCGCGCGCGGCGGCGCGTACACCGAGAGTCTGGCGCGCGGCCGCGCCGTGCGCGTGGCGCTCAACCAGGTCATGAGCGACGAGGCGGCGGCGCTGGCGGACGGCGCCGAAGTGGCTTTTTTCCCGCCGGTGACAGGGGGCTGA
- a CDS encoding tripartite tricarboxylate transporter substrate binding protein: MVSVFKHLALRVAGTLVLALVGVGALAQTALPDAPIRLIVPFSPGTGIDLIARTVGPRLAERLGRPVVVENRVGASGNIGTEAVVRAAPNGSTLLVSVNTLVMNRSLYPNLSFDPVHDLTPVALTSWGQLILVTNPKTGYKTVTDLIAAARRKPGQINYGSPGVGTPHHLSMELFKAMTGVFLTHIPYRGTGPALTDLLSGQIDAMFLPIHVALPFVKAGKLVALGIGSDKRHPLLPDVPTLAEAHAGNVNVAMWYGIFAPRGMAPDLVARLNHEIGDIVATPQVRSAFEVQGMDPASGTPQEFQRLVEKDSVRWAQLIKSQHITAE; this comes from the coding sequence ATGGTTTCCGTCTTCAAACACCTGGCACTGCGCGTCGCCGGCACGTTGGTATTGGCGCTCGTCGGTGTCGGCGCGCTGGCGCAGACCGCGCTGCCCGATGCGCCGATCCGCCTGATCGTGCCGTTCTCGCCCGGCACGGGCATTGATCTGATTGCGCGCACGGTGGGGCCCAGGCTCGCCGAGCGGCTGGGCCGCCCGGTGGTGGTGGAAAACCGGGTTGGCGCCTCGGGCAACATCGGCACCGAGGCGGTGGTGCGCGCGGCCCCGAACGGCTCGACCCTGCTGGTATCGGTCAACACCCTGGTCATGAATCGCAGCCTTTATCCCAATCTGAGCTTCGATCCGGTGCACGATCTGACGCCGGTGGCGCTGACCAGTTGGGGCCAACTGATTCTGGTGACGAACCCTAAAACCGGCTACAAAACCGTGACCGATTTGATCGCGGCGGCGCGCCGCAAGCCGGGCCAGATCAACTACGGCTCGCCCGGCGTCGGCACGCCGCATCACCTGTCCATGGAGTTGTTCAAGGCCATGACCGGTGTGTTCCTGACGCATATTCCCTATCGTGGGACAGGGCCGGCGTTGACCGACTTGCTCAGTGGGCAGATTGACGCGATGTTTCTGCCGATTCACGTCGCGTTGCCATTTGTGAAGGCCGGCAAGCTGGTGGCCCTGGGCATTGGCAGCGACAAACGCCACCCCTTGCTGCCTGATGTGCCGACGCTGGCCGAGGCCCATGCCGGCAATGTGAACGTGGCCATGTGGTACGGCATCTTTGCGCCGCGCGGCATGGCGCCGGACCTGGTGGCGCGCCTGAACCACGAGATAGGGGATATCGTGGCAACCCCGCAGGTGCGCAGCGCTTTCGAGGTGCAGGGCATGGACCCGGCCAGCGGCACGCCGCAAGAGTTTCAGCGACTGGTCGAGAAGGATTCTGTCCGGTGGGCGCAACTCATCAAGTCGCAGCACATCACGGCCGAGTGA
- a CDS encoding homoserine dehydrogenase, whose protein sequence is MKPIQVGLLGVGTVGSGTFKVLARNQNEIKSRAGRGIAITMVADLDVARAQAVVGAGVTVVADARAVIANPEIDIVVELIGGYGIARQLVLEAIAAGKHVVTANKALLAVHGTEIFAAAHARGVMVAFEAAVAGGIPIIKALREGLAANSIQWIAGIINGTTNFILSEMRDKGLDFGVALKDAQRLGYAEADPTFDIEGVDAAHKATLMSAIAFGIPVQFDKAHVEGITQLAATDIKYAEQLGYRIKLLGITKRTPQGIELRVHPSLVPAKRLIANVEGAMNAVMVNGDAVGTTLYYGKGAGAEPTASAVIADLVDITRLHTADAAQRVPHLAFHPDAMSDLRVLPMSEVVTSYYLRLRVADEAGVLAQVTGIVADAGISIDAVLQREADEVGGEGGATEGTQGVPQTDLIILTHDTREGTMNAAIARMQALPSVLAPITRIRKEELA, encoded by the coding sequence ATGAAACCCATTCAAGTAGGCCTGCTGGGCGTCGGCACCGTGGGCAGCGGTACGTTCAAGGTGCTGGCACGCAACCAGAACGAGATCAAGAGCCGCGCCGGCCGCGGCATCGCGATCACCATGGTGGCCGATCTGGACGTGGCGCGTGCGCAGGCGGTCGTCGGCGCGGGCGTGACGGTGGTGGCCGACGCGCGCGCCGTGATCGCCAACCCCGAGATCGACATCGTGGTCGAACTCATTGGCGGCTACGGCATCGCCCGGCAACTGGTGCTTGAAGCGATCGCGGCGGGCAAGCACGTGGTCACCGCCAACAAGGCGCTGCTGGCGGTGCATGGCACCGAGATTTTCGCGGCCGCGCACGCTAGAGGCGTGATGGTGGCCTTCGAGGCGGCGGTGGCGGGCGGCATTCCGATCATCAAGGCGCTGCGCGAGGGCCTGGCGGCCAACAGCATCCAGTGGATTGCCGGCATCATCAACGGCACCACCAACTTCATCCTCTCCGAGATGCGCGACAAGGGCCTGGACTTTGGTGTGGCCTTGAAGGACGCGCAGCGCCTGGGCTATGCCGAGGCCGACCCCACGTTCGACATCGAAGGCGTGGACGCGGCGCACAAGGCGACGCTCATGTCGGCCATCGCGTTCGGCATCCCGGTGCAGTTCGACAAGGCCCATGTGGAGGGCATCACCCAACTGGCCGCGACCGATATCAAATACGCCGAGCAACTCGGCTACCGCATCAAGCTGCTGGGCATCACCAAGCGCACGCCGCAGGGCATCGAGCTGCGCGTGCACCCCAGCCTGGTACCGGCCAAGCGCCTGATCGCCAACGTCGAAGGCGCCATGAACGCGGTGATGGTCAACGGCGACGCCGTGGGCACCACGCTGTACTACGGCAAGGGCGCGGGCGCCGAGCCGACCGCCAGCGCCGTGATTGCCGACCTGGTCGACATCACGCGGCTGCACACGGCCGATGCCGCGCAGCGCGTGCCGCACCTCGCGTTCCACCCCGATGCCATGAGCGACCTGCGCGTGCTGCCCATGAGCGAGGTGGTGACCAGCTACTACCTGCGCCTGCGCGTGGCCGACGAGGCGGGCGTGCTGGCCCAGGTGACCGGCATCGTGGCCGACGCCGGCATCAGCATCGACGCGGTGCTGCAGCGCGAGGCCGACGAAGTGGGTGGCGAAGGTGGTGCAACGGAGGGCACACAAGGCGTGCCGCAAACCGACCTGATCATCCTCACGCACGACACCCGCGAAGGCACCATGAACGCGGCCATCGCGCGCATGCAGGCGCTGCCCAGCGTGCTGGCACCGATCACGCGCATCCGCAAGGAAGAGCTGGCCTGA
- the glp gene encoding gephyrin-like molybdotransferase Glp, producing MNDPRPPLRSLDDALAELLDRAVPVLESERVSTFDADGRVLAQDVVSSLQVPPQDNSAMDGYALRCADVTATGALMPVSQRIPAGSAGAALQAGTAARIFTGAPIPPGADAVVMQEDCEVVAGAPAAIRVMRVPKPGQWIRRGGEDVMRGAVVLSKGELLTPAGIGLAAGIGMDTLLVARRPRVALFSTGDELVMPGDVAPEQMRPGAIYNSNRFFLRALLKRLGCEVTDLGIVPDRRDATIDALRAASAQHDLILTSGGVSVGEEDHIKPAVQALGELNLWQIGIKPGKPFAYGRIAQAHFAGLPGNPVSSFITFLLLVRPFLRKLQGATELAPKPIALPAHFIWARGDKRREFLRVRRNAAGGLDLFPNQSSGVLTSTVWGDGVVDNPPGQTISHGAMVQFISFAELLS from the coding sequence ATGAATGACCCGCGTCCGCCCCTCAGGTCCCTCGACGACGCCCTGGCAGAGTTGCTGGACCGTGCCGTGCCAGTACTCGAGTCCGAGCGGGTTTCCACCTTCGATGCCGATGGCCGCGTGCTGGCGCAGGACGTGGTGTCAAGCCTGCAGGTGCCGCCGCAGGACAACAGCGCGATGGACGGTTATGCACTGCGCTGCGCGGATGTGACGGCCACGGGCGCGTTAATGCCCGTCTCGCAGCGCATCCCCGCCGGCAGCGCGGGCGCCGCGTTGCAGGCCGGCACGGCGGCGCGCATCTTCACGGGCGCGCCGATTCCGCCCGGCGCCGACGCCGTGGTCATGCAGGAAGACTGCGAAGTGGTGGCTGGTGCGCCGGCGGCCATTCGCGTGATGCGGGTGCCGAAGCCCGGCCAGTGGATCCGGCGCGGCGGCGAAGACGTCATGCGCGGCGCCGTGGTGCTCTCAAAAGGAGAGCTGCTGACGCCCGCCGGTATTGGTCTGGCGGCCGGTATTGGCATGGATACGCTGCTGGTGGCGCGCCGTCCGCGGGTGGCGCTGTTTTCCACCGGGGACGAGCTGGTGATGCCCGGCGACGTCGCGCCCGAGCAGATGAGGCCTGGCGCCATCTACAACTCCAACCGCTTTTTTCTGCGCGCCTTGCTCAAACGGCTGGGCTGCGAGGTGACCGATCTGGGCATCGTGCCGGACCGACGCGACGCCACCATCGATGCCCTGCGCGCTGCCAGCGCGCAGCACGACCTGATCCTGACCAGTGGCGGGGTCTCGGTCGGCGAGGAAGACCACATCAAGCCGGCCGTGCAGGCGCTCGGCGAGTTGAACCTGTGGCAGATCGGGATCAAGCCCGGCAAGCCGTTCGCCTATGGGCGCATAGCGCAGGCGCACTTCGCCGGACTGCCGGGCAACCCGGTGTCGAGCTTCATCACCTTCTTGCTGCTGGTGCGCCCGTTCCTGCGCAAACTGCAGGGCGCGACGGAGCTCGCTCCCAAACCGATAGCGCTCCCCGCCCATTTCATATGGGCCCGAGGCGATAAACGCCGTGAATTTTTGCGCGTGCGGCGCAACGCGGCGGGCGGGCTCGATCTGTTTCCGAACCAGAGCTCCGGCGTGCTGACCTCGACCGTCTGGGGCGACGGCGTGGTCGACAACCCGCCCGGGCAGACCATCAGCCACGGCGCCATGGTGCAGTTCATTTCGTTTGCGGAGTTGCTGTCGTGA
- a CDS encoding Mth938-like domain-containing protein: MKLQPDKFDVQSISAYGPGWVALDSEKITSSLIISSQGQRLDWPCRSFSDLTPAHFEQIATLDAELVIFGSGERIRFPQPVWLRPLMAKRIGVETMDTQAACRTYNILAGEGRHVVAALLLEVPGS; the protein is encoded by the coding sequence ATGAAGCTGCAACCCGACAAGTTCGACGTTCAATCCATCAGCGCTTACGGCCCCGGCTGGGTCGCGCTGGACAGTGAAAAAATCACCTCCAGCCTCATCATCAGCTCGCAGGGCCAGCGCCTGGACTGGCCCTGCCGCAGTTTTTCCGACCTGACGCCGGCGCATTTCGAGCAGATTGCCACGCTCGATGCCGAGCTCGTCATCTTCGGCAGCGGCGAGCGCATCCGCTTTCCGCAGCCGGTGTGGCTCAGGCCCCTGATGGCCAAACGCATTGGCGTGGAGACCATGGACACGCAGGCCGCCTGCCGCACCTACAACATTCTCGCGGGCGAAGGCCGGCACGTGGTAGCGGCCCTGCTGCTGGAGGTGCCGGGCAGCTAG
- a CDS encoding MarR family winged helix-turn-helix transcriptional regulator: MPPARSLTRLYSRPGFLLRRAHQISAAVFEEECRSVGLTPAQFGVLTVLRATPGLDQSSLARALGFDKVTVLRVLRGLEARGLVARSAVPQNRRNLSISLSDTGAALLKRAQTPAERAYRRLMAPLSAEQQALLVELLQQLTEGLEDDARAVFVPPDQT; encoded by the coding sequence GTGCCCCCTGCCCGCTCCCTCACACGCCTGTACAGCCGTCCCGGCTTCCTGTTGCGCCGCGCGCACCAGATATCGGCGGCCGTGTTCGAGGAAGAATGCCGCAGCGTCGGCCTGACACCTGCACAGTTCGGGGTGCTGACCGTGCTGCGCGCCACGCCGGGGCTGGACCAGTCGAGTCTGGCGCGTGCACTCGGGTTCGACAAGGTGACGGTGCTGCGTGTGCTGCGCGGACTGGAGGCCCGCGGACTGGTCGCCCGATCAGCGGTTCCACAGAATCGGCGCAACCTGTCGATTTCGTTGTCGGATACTGGCGCCGCCCTGCTGAAGCGGGCGCAAACGCCGGCCGAGAGGGCCTACCGCCGCCTGATGGCACCCTTGAGTGCCGAACAACAAGCCTTGCTGGTGGAATTGCTGCAGCAGCTCACCGAAGGGCTGGAAGACGATGCACGGGCGGTCTTTGTGCCACCAGATCAAACCTAG